The following are from one region of the Macrobrachium nipponense isolate FS-2020 chromosome 21, ASM1510439v2, whole genome shotgun sequence genome:
- the LOC135197649 gene encoding uncharacterized protein LOC135197649, which translates to MTRTKATVSVLLAVVAATLTGVTSESAGYTYQTPRAPFALPGEHGAGGLGSASSSAGAFGSSNTQGPFSGAAGGLSSGFGGSAIGGFGSAAAAGGLGGSLVGNFASSGGNAIGTSLGNYGGSLQSGFGGSAAGNFGSSLNSGFGASLSLAGAAGTNLGGLSGLGTSVTSGFGGSSDANFIGQQSFGSQAGGYGANSNAGFGGLNGANLGGSSGFGALATGGLGAPTTVNVVGQQPTGSPAGSYGGTTNAGFGGSSGSGFGGSTGSGFGGSTSGNLGASTNAVFGSASGGNIDGFNNAGFGGNAQLSPISFQGQSGPVVPILEDQREGPHANGVYRFRYATANGITREEVGYPQGGMVSQRGGWSFTFPDGTPAIVNFVADGEGFKVDSNLLPTPPPLPPHAIAQIEKARQEDAVAAAAGYHIADDGTYQPISGSQFLGAQNQIANSASQIIGAGSQVSGTGSQVLGSGLQYQGSGSQIAVSGASNGHFGSATPLSSGQQIATGGLLSGSPSPSRAYGLP; encoded by the exons ATGACACGAACG AAGGCAACGGTCTCTGTGTTACTGGCAGTTGTGGCTGCAACTCTCACAGGCGTCACTTCAGAATCAGCAGGATATACATATCAGACTCCTAGAGCACCATTTGCCCTTCCTGGAGAGCACGGTGCAGGAGGTCTTGGATCAGCAAGTTCCTCTGCTGGTGCTTTTGGTTCATCCAACACACAAGGACCGTTTAGCGGAGCAGCAGGAGGACTATCCAGTGGCTTCGGAGGCTCTGCGATTGGTGGTTTTGGCAGTGCGGCAGCAGCTGGTGGTCTAGGAGGTTCCCTTGTTGGGAACTTTGCAAGTTCTGGTGGAAATGCAATTGGAACATCTCTTGGAAATTATGGAGGCTCTCTTCAGTCAGGCTTTGGTGGATCTGCAGCAGGCAACTTTGGAAGCTCTTTAAACTCTGGCTTTGGTGCTTCTCTTAGTCTTGCTGGGGCAGCTGGAACAAACCTTGGTGGTTTATCTGGATTAGGCACTTCGGTTACCTCTGGATTTGGGGGGTCCTCTGACGCAAACTTCATTGGTCAGCAGTCGTTTGGATCACAAGCTGGAGGTTATGGAGCTAACTCTAATGCAGGCTTTGGGGGATTAAACGGAGCTAATCTAGGAGGATCGTCTGGATTTGGTGCTTTAGCTACTGGGGGATTAGGAGCACCTACCACTGTTAATGTTGTTGGTCAGCAACCAACTGGATCACCTGCGGGCAGTTATGGAGGTACCACCAATGCAGGCTTTGGAGGCTCAAGTGGATCTGGTTTTGGTGGTTCAACTGGATCTGGTTTTGGTGGTTCAACCTCAGGAAACCTTGGCGCCTCAACTAATGCTGTATTCGGAAGTGCTTCAGGAGGAAACATTGATGGATTTAACAATGCAGGATTTGGAGGAAATGCCCAGCTTTCACCTATAAGTTTCCAAGGTCAGTCTGGCCCTGTGGTACCAATCCTTGAGGATCAACGTGAGGGACCACACGCAAATGGTGTCTACAGGTTTAGATATGCTACTGCGAATGGTATCACTCGTGAGGAAGTAGGATATCCACAAGGAGGAATGGTATCGCAGCGAGGAGGATGGTC ATTCACATTCCCTGATGGCACACCTGCcattgttaattttgttgctgACGGTGAAGGCTTCAAGGTGGACTCAAATCTTCTGCCTACCCCACCCCCTCTTCCCCCTCATGCAATTGCTCAGATTGAAAAAGCAAGACAAGAGGATGCTGTAGCAGCCGCCGCAGGATACCATATTGCAGATGACGGAACTTACCAACCAATCTCTGGATCTCAATTTTTGGGAGCGCAAAACCAAATAGCCAATTCAGCATCTCAGATCATTGGAGCTGGCTCTCAGGTTTCTGGTACTGGATCCCAGGTATTAGGCTCTGGACTTCAATACCAAGGGTCTGGGTCACAAATAGCTGTTTCTGGAGCAAGCAACGGGCACTTTGGTTCTGCAACTCCATTATCTTCTGGTCAACAAATAGCCACAGGAGGCCTTCTCTCAGGTTCTCCAAGTCCAAGCAGGGCTTATGGACTCCCATAG
- the LOC135197648 gene encoding uncharacterized protein LOC135197648 — protein sequence MAQTKLVLCVLVAVTATLWQRVSSASAGYTYQPSTSGVSSTFPGSHSGGPLTLPGLSTGLFGGLPNNYGRPPIGGLSSDIGNPVTSGVGKPLQPGFGSSTASGNFGGSQTALYGSSLTGNSGHVGQHPAGSLFGGYSAPQTGLGGLSAGNLGNSFTSGFGDPAIAGSGGLHGGSSQTSGFGNPFIGNLGGSQFGGYGGSVPGDGNIGLNPLSSPLGSYGGSQMGFIGSSVGSFVNSLTSGFGNPATVGSTGLFGGSSGGSQVGKYGNYFTGNNAGFSTGNFVGPSPTLSSVADYGGSSHTGFGGSVSGPHGGGLSGGHFGNSQTEGYQQPTTGSFRGSLTESLLTQQTTGSFTGGYAPLEGHFGGSLTGSSVGSYGSSSNVGFGSSTGIGFGATTAGSLGSSSTGGFGTSLGGNFVGGSLGGLQGQARPVVPILEDQREEPYPNGIYRFRYATGDGIVRQEEGYPDGGMVSQQGGWSFTFPDGTPAIANYVADGNGFRIDSNLLPTPPPPPPHAIAQIEKAQQEEAAAAAAGYQLSEDGNYEPIPGSHGQNFNNIPQVTGTGSQFHVSANSFYDS from the exons ATGGCACAAACA AAACTGGTGCTGTGTGTGTTAGTAGCAGTTACAGCTACACTCTGGCAGAGGGTCAGCTCTGCCTCTGCAGGATACACTTATCAGCCATCAACTTCAGGTGTATCTTCAACTTTCCCAGGATCACACAGCGGTGGACCTCTAACATTACCTGGCTTATCCACCGGTTTATTTGGAGGTTTACCTAATAACTATGGACGTCCACCTATAGGGGGGTTATCCAGTGATATAGGAAATCCTGTAACGAGTGGTGTTGGTAAGCCCCTTCAACCCGGTTTTGGCAGTTCAACAGCTTCTGGAAATTTTGGAGGCTCTCAAACTGCATTGTATGGCAGCTCTTTGACAGGAAATTCTGGACATGTTGGACAACATCCTGCAGGCTCATTATTTGGAGGTTACAGTGCTCCTCAAACTGGTCTTGGAGGACTTTCAGCAGGAAATCTTGGAAATTCCTTTACCAGTGGTTTTGGTGACCCTGCCATTGCTGGTTCTGGAGGTTTACATGGTGGTAGTTCTCAAACAAGTGGATTTGGCAACCCCTTTATTGGTAACTTAGGAGGTTCTCAGTTTGGTGGCTATGGAGGTTCTGTGCCAGGTGATGGAAATATTGGACTCAACCCACTAAGTTCACCATTGGGAAGTTATGGGGGTTCTCAAATGGGCTTTATCGGGTCTTCAGTTGGGAGTTTTGTGAATTCCTTAACGTCTGGTTTTGGCAACCCTGCTACAGTTGGCTCAACAGGTTTATTTGGTGGAAGTTCTGGAGGTTCTCAGGTTGGTAAATATGGAAACTACTTTACTGGAAATAATGCAGGATTTTCTACTGGGAACTTTGTTGGACCTAGTCCTACATTGTCCTCTGTAGCGGATTATGGGGGATCATCTCACACAGGTTTTGGTGGCTCTGTTTCTGGTCCTCATGGAGGTGGTTTATCAGGTGGCCACTTTGGAAATTCTCAAACAGAAGGATACCAACAACCTACAACAGGAAGTTTCAGAGGATCTCTGACTGAAAGTCTGCTGACACAACAAACAACGGGATCATTCACAGGAGGTTATGCTCCTTTAGAGGGACATTTCGGAGGATCTTTGACTGGATCATCAGTAGGAAGTTATGGAAGCTCCTCTAATGTAGGTTTTGGAAGCTCGACAGGAATTGGCTTTGGAGCTACAACTGCGGGGAGTCTTGGTTCCTCATCTACTGGAGGATTTGGAACTTCACTAGGAGGAAACTTTGTTGGGGGATCCCTTGGAGGTTTGCAAGGTCAAGCACGACCTGTGGTGCCTATCCTCGAGGATCAACGAGAAGAACCATATCCTAATGGCATATACAGATTTAGATACGCAACCGGAGACGGCATCGTTCGTCAAGAGGAAGGATACCCAGATGGAGGAATGGTTTCACAGCAAGGAGGGTGGTC ATTCACATTCCCAGATGGAACTCCGGCAATTGCCAATTACGTTGCTGACGGAAACGGCTTCCGCATAGACTCCAATCTGCTacccacccctcctccccctccacctcaTGCAATTGCTCAAATCGAGAAGGCCCAGCAGGAAGAGGCTGCAGCTGCTGCAGCTGGATATCAGTTATCGGAAGACGGCAACTACGAGCCCATCCCTGGATCACATGGTCAAAATTTCAACAATATACCTCAAGTTACTGGAACTGGATCTCAGTTCCACGTTTCTGCAAATTCGTTCTATGATTCTTGA